In Juglans microcarpa x Juglans regia isolate MS1-56 chromosome 4S, Jm3101_v1.0, whole genome shotgun sequence, a single window of DNA contains:
- the LOC121261850 gene encoding uncharacterized protein OsI_027940 isoform X3, producing the protein MSRHPEVKWAQRVDKVYLTVLLPDAKNAKVNLEPEGVFTFSASAGAGDLLYELKLNLFDKVDVEESKINIGVRSIFCILEKAEKVWWKRLLREDGKAPHFIKVDWDKWVDEDEDNGANDLDLGGMDFSKFGGMGGMGGMPPGMGGMGGMGDDAMGDDFEDSDDEDQEVSKSDKNLEGGAKAEEEHGGASGEKKEAAASI; encoded by the exons ATGAG TCGTCATCCTGAGGTGAAGTGGGCCCAGAGGGTGGACAAGGTTTATCTTACAGTGCTACTGCCAGATGCAAAAAATGCGAAGGTTAATCTTGAGCCTGAAGGAGTTTTCACCTTCTCCGCTAGTGCAGGAGCGGGCGACCTCCTCTATGAGCTGAAATTGAATCTTTTTGATAAGGTTGATGTAGAG gaaagcaaaataaatataGGAGTAAGGAGTATATTCTGCATCTTGGAGAAGGCAGAGAAAGTATGGTGGAAGAGGCTGCTGCGTGAAGATGGCAAGGCACCACATTTTATCAAAGTAGATTGGGACAAATGGGTGGATGAAGATGAGGATAATG GTGCTAATGACTTGGATTTGGGAGGAATGGATTTCTCG AAATTTGGAGGTATGGGAGGTATGGGGGGCATGCCTCCAGGCATGGGAG GCATGGGTGGCATGGGTGATGATGCAATGGGTGATGACTTCGAGGACAGTGATGATGAAG ATCAAGAAGTTTCAAAGTCAGACAAGAACTTAGAAGGAGGTGCAAAGGCAGAAGAAGAACATGGTGGTGCTTccggagagaaaaaagaagctGCAGCAAGCATATAG
- the LOC121261850 gene encoding uncharacterized protein OsI_027940 isoform X2, protein MSRHPEVKWAQRVDKVYLTVLLPDAKNAKVNLEPEGVFTFSASAGAGDLLYELKLNLFDKVDVEESKINIGVRSIFCILEKAEKVWWKRLLREDGKAPHFIKVDWDKWVDEDEDNGANDLDLGGMDFSKFGGMGGMGGMPPGMGGMGGMGGMGGMGDDAMGDDFEDSDDEDQEVSKSDKNLEGGAKAEEEHGGASGEKKEAAASI, encoded by the exons ATGAG TCGTCATCCTGAGGTGAAGTGGGCCCAGAGGGTGGACAAGGTTTATCTTACAGTGCTACTGCCAGATGCAAAAAATGCGAAGGTTAATCTTGAGCCTGAAGGAGTTTTCACCTTCTCCGCTAGTGCAGGAGCGGGCGACCTCCTCTATGAGCTGAAATTGAATCTTTTTGATAAGGTTGATGTAGAG gaaagcaaaataaatataGGAGTAAGGAGTATATTCTGCATCTTGGAGAAGGCAGAGAAAGTATGGTGGAAGAGGCTGCTGCGTGAAGATGGCAAGGCACCACATTTTATCAAAGTAGATTGGGACAAATGGGTGGATGAAGATGAGGATAATG GTGCTAATGACTTGGATTTGGGAGGAATGGATTTCTCG AAATTTGGAGGTATGGGAGGTATGGGGGGCATGCCTCCAGGCATGGGAG GCATGGGTGGCATGGGAGGCATGGGTGGCATGGGTGATGATGCAATGGGTGATGACTTCGAGGACAGTGATGATGAAG ATCAAGAAGTTTCAAAGTCAGACAAGAACTTAGAAGGAGGTGCAAAGGCAGAAGAAGAACATGGTGGTGCTTccggagagaaaaaagaagctGCAGCAAGCATATAG
- the LOC121261850 gene encoding uncharacterized protein OsI_027940 isoform X5 has protein sequence MSRHPEVKWAQRVDKVYLTVLLPDAKNAKVNLEPEGVFTFSASAGAGDLLYELKLNLFDKVDVEESKINIGVRSIFCILEKAEKVWWKRLLREDGKAPHFIKVDWDKWVDEDEDNGANDLDLGGMDFSKFGGMGGMGGMGGMGDDAMGDDFEDSDDEDQEVSKSDKNLEGGAKAEEEHGGASGEKKEAAASI, from the exons ATGAG TCGTCATCCTGAGGTGAAGTGGGCCCAGAGGGTGGACAAGGTTTATCTTACAGTGCTACTGCCAGATGCAAAAAATGCGAAGGTTAATCTTGAGCCTGAAGGAGTTTTCACCTTCTCCGCTAGTGCAGGAGCGGGCGACCTCCTCTATGAGCTGAAATTGAATCTTTTTGATAAGGTTGATGTAGAG gaaagcaaaataaatataGGAGTAAGGAGTATATTCTGCATCTTGGAGAAGGCAGAGAAAGTATGGTGGAAGAGGCTGCTGCGTGAAGATGGCAAGGCACCACATTTTATCAAAGTAGATTGGGACAAATGGGTGGATGAAGATGAGGATAATG GTGCTAATGACTTGGATTTGGGAGGAATGGATTTCTCG AAATTTGGAGGCATGGGTGGCATGGGAGGCATGGGTGGCATGGGTGATGATGCAATGGGTGATGACTTCGAGGACAGTGATGATGAAG ATCAAGAAGTTTCAAAGTCAGACAAGAACTTAGAAGGAGGTGCAAAGGCAGAAGAAGAACATGGTGGTGCTTccggagagaaaaaagaagctGCAGCAAGCATATAG
- the LOC121261850 gene encoding uncharacterized protein OsI_027940 isoform X1 has protein sequence MSRHPEVKWAQRVDKVYLTVLLPDAKNAKVNLEPEGVFTFSASAGAGDLLYELKLNLFDKVDVEESKINIGVRSIFCILEKAEKVWWKRLLREDGKAPHFIKVDWDKWVDEDEDNGANDLDLGGMDFSKFGGMGGMGGMPPGMGGMGDDAMGGLGGMDFSKFGGMGGMGGMGGMGDDAMGDDFEDSDDEDQEVSKSDKNLEGGAKAEEEHGGASGEKKEAAASI, from the exons ATGAG TCGTCATCCTGAGGTGAAGTGGGCCCAGAGGGTGGACAAGGTTTATCTTACAGTGCTACTGCCAGATGCAAAAAATGCGAAGGTTAATCTTGAGCCTGAAGGAGTTTTCACCTTCTCCGCTAGTGCAGGAGCGGGCGACCTCCTCTATGAGCTGAAATTGAATCTTTTTGATAAGGTTGATGTAGAG gaaagcaaaataaatataGGAGTAAGGAGTATATTCTGCATCTTGGAGAAGGCAGAGAAAGTATGGTGGAAGAGGCTGCTGCGTGAAGATGGCAAGGCACCACATTTTATCAAAGTAGATTGGGACAAATGGGTGGATGAAGATGAGGATAATG GTGCTAATGACTTGGATTTGGGAGGAATGGATTTCTCG AAATTTGGAGGTATGGGAGGTATGGGGGGCATGCCTCCAGGCATGGGAGGCATGGGCGATGATGCAATGGGTGGCTTGGGAGGAATGGATTTCTCC AAATTTGGAGGCATGGGTGGCATGGGAGGCATGGGTGGCATGGGTGATGATGCAATGGGTGATGACTTCGAGGACAGTGATGATGAAG ATCAAGAAGTTTCAAAGTCAGACAAGAACTTAGAAGGAGGTGCAAAGGCAGAAGAAGAACATGGTGGTGCTTccggagagaaaaaagaagctGCAGCAAGCATATAG
- the LOC121261850 gene encoding uncharacterized protein OsI_027940 isoform X4, which yields MSRHPEVKWAQRVDKVYLTVLLPDAKNAKVNLEPEGVFTFSASAGAGDLLYELKLNLFDKVDVEESKINIGVRSIFCILEKAEKVWWKRLLREDGKAPHFIKVDWDKWVDEDEDNGANDLDLGGMDFSKFGGMGGMGGMGGMGGMGDDAMGDDFEDSDDEDQEVSKSDKNLEGGAKAEEEHGGASGEKKEAAASI from the exons ATGAG TCGTCATCCTGAGGTGAAGTGGGCCCAGAGGGTGGACAAGGTTTATCTTACAGTGCTACTGCCAGATGCAAAAAATGCGAAGGTTAATCTTGAGCCTGAAGGAGTTTTCACCTTCTCCGCTAGTGCAGGAGCGGGCGACCTCCTCTATGAGCTGAAATTGAATCTTTTTGATAAGGTTGATGTAGAG gaaagcaaaataaatataGGAGTAAGGAGTATATTCTGCATCTTGGAGAAGGCAGAGAAAGTATGGTGGAAGAGGCTGCTGCGTGAAGATGGCAAGGCACCACATTTTATCAAAGTAGATTGGGACAAATGGGTGGATGAAGATGAGGATAATG GTGCTAATGACTTGGATTTGGGAGGAATGGATTTCTCG AAATTTGGAGGTATGGGAG GCATGGGTGGCATGGGAGGCATGGGTGGCATGGGTGATGATGCAATGGGTGATGACTTCGAGGACAGTGATGATGAAG ATCAAGAAGTTTCAAAGTCAGACAAGAACTTAGAAGGAGGTGCAAAGGCAGAAGAAGAACATGGTGGTGCTTccggagagaaaaaagaagctGCAGCAAGCATATAG
- the LOC121261851 gene encoding probable U6 snRNA-associated Sm-like protein LSm4, whose amino-acid sequence MLPLSLLKSAQGHPMLVELKNGETYNGHLVNCDTWMNIHLREVICTSKDGDRFWRMPECYIRGNTITYLRVPDEVIDKVQEETKSRSDRRPPGVVGRGRGRGREDGAGGRQPKGIGRGLDDGGAKGGRGRGGSSGKAGGNRGAGRGRG is encoded by the exons ATG CTTCCACTTTCTCTACTTAAGAGTGCCCAAGGGCACCCAATG TTGGTGGAACTGAAAAATGGGGAGACCTATAACGGGCATTTGGTCAACTGTGATACTTGGATGAACATTCATCTTCGTGAAGTCATCTGTACCTCTAAA GATGGAGATAGATTTTGGCGAATGCCTGAATGCTACATCCGTGGGAATACAATCACGTACCTCCGAGTTCCTGATGAG GTGATAGATAAGGTTCAGGAAGAAACCAAGAGCCGCTCAG ATAGGAGACCACCCGGGGTTGTTGGGCGCGGAAGAGGACGGGGTAGGGAGGATGGTGCTGGTGGACGCCAACCAAAAGGAATTGGACGTGGTTTGGATGATGGAGGTGCTAAGGGAGGCCGAGGCAGAGGTGGATCCAGTGGAAAGGCTGGTGGAAACAGAG GTGCTGGACGTGGCCGTGGCTGA
- the LOC121261849 gene encoding DNA mismatch repair protein PMS1 isoform X1: MEAAVTPADSPTVIKPINKGAVHRICAGQVILNLSSAVKELVENSLDAGATSIEITLKEYGEEWFQVIDNGSGISPNNFEVLALKHHTSKLSEFPDLQSLTTFGFRGEALSSLCALGNLTVETRTKNESVATHLTYDHSGSLAAEKKTARQIGTTVTVKKLFSNLPVRSKEFKRNIRKEYGKLISLLNAYALIAKGVRLVCSNTTGKNAKSVVLKTQGSDSLKDNIITVFGMNVFNCLKPVNICISDSCKVDGFLSKAGQSSGRNLGDRQFFFVNDRPVDMPKVSKLVNEFYKGANSRQYPIAIMNFTIPKGACDVNVTPDKRKIFFSDESSILHALREGLQQIYSPSNASYSVNEVEEHTKEAYSSELHSPHEKSAVFLKQLSPDASDPKVIKEDVTESMSPLKNVEGTQQQLHDLEGSIQNCNDKFMEKDFTLRVHGTKRADNCRQLTGLLNSSKTNQIASPSTRAVENKIVASTDSSSRSSYVQSALNKFVTVNKRKHENVSSALSELPVLRNETLSCPLRDSESKRQSAVSRSSAGNDWVDNSVVMNENEPSKYLRAEKILGKIGNPLSSGGHPNDAKPRKELVDQEIAVPSSITVSIDSSSKDLNHASMCSTLQFSVEDLKTKRQQRLSSFRFNDYKPGIMKKKRCYAAATLELSQPDNEDRKEKALAAATTELERLFRKEDFGRMKVIGQFNLGFIIGKLDQDLFIVDQHAADEKYNFEHLSQSTILNQQPLLRPLRLELSPEEEVVASMHMHTIRKNGFSLDEDPYAPPGRHFILKAVPFSKNVTFGVEDVKDLISTLADSQGECSIIGSYKMDTCDSVCPTRVRAMLASRACRSSVMIGDALGRNEMQKILQHLAELKSPWNCPHGRPTMRHLVDLTTIHKSSEENDANL; encoded by the exons ATGGAAGCAGCAGTGACTCCAGCTGATTCTCCAACCGTGATAAAACCTATTAACAAAGGCGCGGTTCACAGAATCTGCGCCGGCCAAGTGATTCTGAACCTCTCGTCCGCTGTAAAAGAATTGGTCGAGAACAGCTTGGACGCCGGCGCCACCAGCATTGAAATCACTCTGAAAGAGTACGGCGAAGAGTGGTTCCAGGTCATCGACAATGGGTCCGGCATTTCACCCAATAACTTCGAG GTTTTGGCGCTCAAGCATCatacatcaaaattatctgaatttCCTGATCTTCAGTCATTGACCACATTTGGCTTCAGAGGCGAGGCATTGAGTTCTCTTTGTGCTTTAGGGAATTTGACTGTTGAGACTAGGACAAAGAATGAGTCAGTTGCAACACACTTGACTTATGACCATTCTGGCTCATTGGCAGCTGAAAAGAAAACGGCACGTCAAATTGGTACCACAGTTACTGTTAAGAAGTTGTTCTCCAATTTACCAGTGCGAAGCAAAGAATTCAAGCGCAATATCCGCAAGGAATATGGGAAGCTTATTTCATTATTGAAT gcCTATGCCTTAATTGCAAAAGGCGTGCGGTTAGTCTGCTCTAACACAACAGGGAAAAATGCAAAGTCTGTGGTTCTTAAAACACAAGGAAGTGATTCCCTTAAAGATAACATCATTACAGTGTTTGGCATGAATGTCTTTAACTGCTTAAAGCCTGTGAATATATGTATATCAGACAGTTGCAAGGTTGATGGATTCCTTTCCAAGGCTGGACAGAGTAGTGGACGCAACTTGGGAGATAGACAATTCTTTTTTGTAAATGACCGACCAGTGGATATGCCTAAAGTCAGCAAGCTGGTGAACGAGTTCTATAAAGGTGCAAACTCCCGGCAATATCCAATTGCAATCATGAACTTTACCATTCCGAAAGGAGCATGTGATGTCAATGTAACTCCtgataaaaggaaaatatttttttctgatgAAAGCTCCATACTGCATGCCCTGAGGGAGGGTTTACAGCAGATATATTCCCCAAGTAATGCCTCTTATTCTGTTAATGAAGTTGAGGAGCATACTAAGGAGGCATATAGCTCTGAGTTGCATTCTCCTCATGAGAAATCTGCTGTGTTCTTAAAACAATTATCTCCAGATGCCAGTGATCCCAAAGTTATTAAGGAGGATGTCACAGAGAGTATGAGTCCCCTAAAAAATGTTGAAGGCACCCAGCAGCAATTGCATGATTTAGAAGGATCAATCCAAAATTGTAATGACAAATTCATGGAGAAAGATTTTACTCTTAGAGTTCATGGCACCAAGAGGGCTGACAACTGTAGGCAATTGACTGGCCTCCTCAACAGTTCTAAAACCAATCAAATTGCTTCCCCCTCTACACGAGCAGTTGAGAATAAAATTGTTGCCAGTACAGATTCCAGCAGTCGTTCAAGCTATGTTCAGTCCGCACTCAACAAATTTGTGACTGTCAATAAAAGAAAGCATGAAAATGTTAGTTCAGCATTATCTGAACTGCCTGTTCTTAGAAATGAAACTCTTTCTTGCCCTTTAAGGGATAGTGAGTCTAAAAGGCAGTCTGCAGTTTCTAGATCCTCAGCTGGCAATGATTGGGTGGATAATTCTGTTGTCATGAATGAGAATGAGCCTTCCAAGTATCTCCGAGCAGAGAAGATCCTTGGTAAAATTGGAAATCCACTTTCTTCTGGAGGCCATCCTAATGATGCAAAACCCAGAAAG GAACTAGTGGATCAAGAGATAGCGGTGCCTTCTTCTATTACAGTATCAATCGATTCATCTAGCAAGGATCTCAACCATGCATCT ATGTGTTCCACATTGCAATTTAGTGTTGAAGACTTGAAGACAAAGAGGCAGCAGAGGCTATCCTCATTCCGGTTTAATGATTACAAACCTGGaataatgaagaagaaaag GTGCTATGCCGCTGCAACTCTGGAGCTTTCTCAGCCAGATAATGAGGACCGAAAGGAAAAGGCTTTAGCGGCAGCTACCACTGAATTGGAAAGACTTTTCAGAAAGGAGGACTTTGGTAGAATGAAG GTAATTGGGCAGTTCAACCTTGGTTTTATTATTGGGAAGTTAGATcaagatttatttattgtggATCAG CATGCTGCTGATGAGAAGTACAATTTTGAGCATCTTTCTCAATCAACCATCTTGAACCAACAGCCTTTGCTCCG gccatTGAGGTTGGAGTTATCTCCTGAAGAAGAAGTGGTTGCTTCAATGCACATGCACACAATTAG GAAAAATGGCTTTTCTTTGGATGAGGATCCTTATGCTCCACCTGGACgacattttatattaaaagcTGTCCCATTCAGTAAAAACGTTACTTTTGGAGTTGAAG ATGTCAAAGACCTGATTTCTACACTTGCTGATAGCCAAGGGGAATGCTCAATAATTGGTAGTTACAAAATGGACACTTGCGACTCTGTTTGCCCTACAAGAGTTCGTGCAATGCTGGCATCACGTGCATGCAGATCATCTGTTATGATTGGGGACGCACTCGGTAGAAATGAGATGCAGAAG ATACTCCAGCATTTGGCAGAGTTGAAGTCTCCTTGGAATTGCCCGCATGGTAGGCCCACCATGCGACATTTGGTCGACTTGACAACCATTCATAAAAGTTCAGAAGAAAATGATGCCAACTTGTAA
- the LOC121261849 gene encoding DNA mismatch repair protein PMS1 isoform X2, translated as MEAAVTPADSPTVIKPINKGAVHRICAGQVILNLSSAVKELVENSLDAGATSIEITLKEYGEEWFQVIDNGSGISPNNFEVLALKHHTSKLSEFPDLQSLTTFGFRGEALSSLCALGNLTVETRTKNESVATHLTYDHSGSLAAEKKTARQIGTTVTVKKLFSNLPVRSKEFKRNIRKEYGKLISLLNAYALIAKGVRLVCSNTTGKNAKSVVLKTQGSDSLKDNIITVFGMNVFNCLKPVNICISDSCKVDGFLSKAGQSSGRNLGDRQFFFVNDRPVDMPKVSKLVNEFYKGANSRQYPIAIMNFTIPKGACDVNVTPDKRKIFFSDESSILHALREGLQQIYSPSNASYSVNEVEEHTKEAYSSELHSPHEKSAVFLKQLSPDASDPKVIKEDVTESMSPLKNVEGTQQQLHDLEGSIQNCNDKFMEKDFTLRVHGTKRADNCRQLTGLLNSSKTNQIASPSTRAVENKIVASTDSSSRSSYVQSALNKFVTVNKRKHENVSSALSELPVLRNETLSCPLRDSESKRQSAVSRSSAGNDWVDNSVVMNENEPSKYLRAEKILGKIGNPLSSGGHPNDAKPRKELVDQEIAVPSSITVSIDSSSKDLNHASMCSTLQFSVEDLKTKRQQRLSSFRFNDYKPGIMKKKRCYAAATLELSQPDNEDRKEKALAAATTELERLFRKEDFGRMKHAADEKYNFEHLSQSTILNQQPLLRPLRLELSPEEEVVASMHMHTIRKNGFSLDEDPYAPPGRHFILKAVPFSKNVTFGVEDVKDLISTLADSQGECSIIGSYKMDTCDSVCPTRVRAMLASRACRSSVMIGDALGRNEMQKILQHLAELKSPWNCPHGRPTMRHLVDLTTIHKSSEENDANL; from the exons ATGGAAGCAGCAGTGACTCCAGCTGATTCTCCAACCGTGATAAAACCTATTAACAAAGGCGCGGTTCACAGAATCTGCGCCGGCCAAGTGATTCTGAACCTCTCGTCCGCTGTAAAAGAATTGGTCGAGAACAGCTTGGACGCCGGCGCCACCAGCATTGAAATCACTCTGAAAGAGTACGGCGAAGAGTGGTTCCAGGTCATCGACAATGGGTCCGGCATTTCACCCAATAACTTCGAG GTTTTGGCGCTCAAGCATCatacatcaaaattatctgaatttCCTGATCTTCAGTCATTGACCACATTTGGCTTCAGAGGCGAGGCATTGAGTTCTCTTTGTGCTTTAGGGAATTTGACTGTTGAGACTAGGACAAAGAATGAGTCAGTTGCAACACACTTGACTTATGACCATTCTGGCTCATTGGCAGCTGAAAAGAAAACGGCACGTCAAATTGGTACCACAGTTACTGTTAAGAAGTTGTTCTCCAATTTACCAGTGCGAAGCAAAGAATTCAAGCGCAATATCCGCAAGGAATATGGGAAGCTTATTTCATTATTGAAT gcCTATGCCTTAATTGCAAAAGGCGTGCGGTTAGTCTGCTCTAACACAACAGGGAAAAATGCAAAGTCTGTGGTTCTTAAAACACAAGGAAGTGATTCCCTTAAAGATAACATCATTACAGTGTTTGGCATGAATGTCTTTAACTGCTTAAAGCCTGTGAATATATGTATATCAGACAGTTGCAAGGTTGATGGATTCCTTTCCAAGGCTGGACAGAGTAGTGGACGCAACTTGGGAGATAGACAATTCTTTTTTGTAAATGACCGACCAGTGGATATGCCTAAAGTCAGCAAGCTGGTGAACGAGTTCTATAAAGGTGCAAACTCCCGGCAATATCCAATTGCAATCATGAACTTTACCATTCCGAAAGGAGCATGTGATGTCAATGTAACTCCtgataaaaggaaaatatttttttctgatgAAAGCTCCATACTGCATGCCCTGAGGGAGGGTTTACAGCAGATATATTCCCCAAGTAATGCCTCTTATTCTGTTAATGAAGTTGAGGAGCATACTAAGGAGGCATATAGCTCTGAGTTGCATTCTCCTCATGAGAAATCTGCTGTGTTCTTAAAACAATTATCTCCAGATGCCAGTGATCCCAAAGTTATTAAGGAGGATGTCACAGAGAGTATGAGTCCCCTAAAAAATGTTGAAGGCACCCAGCAGCAATTGCATGATTTAGAAGGATCAATCCAAAATTGTAATGACAAATTCATGGAGAAAGATTTTACTCTTAGAGTTCATGGCACCAAGAGGGCTGACAACTGTAGGCAATTGACTGGCCTCCTCAACAGTTCTAAAACCAATCAAATTGCTTCCCCCTCTACACGAGCAGTTGAGAATAAAATTGTTGCCAGTACAGATTCCAGCAGTCGTTCAAGCTATGTTCAGTCCGCACTCAACAAATTTGTGACTGTCAATAAAAGAAAGCATGAAAATGTTAGTTCAGCATTATCTGAACTGCCTGTTCTTAGAAATGAAACTCTTTCTTGCCCTTTAAGGGATAGTGAGTCTAAAAGGCAGTCTGCAGTTTCTAGATCCTCAGCTGGCAATGATTGGGTGGATAATTCTGTTGTCATGAATGAGAATGAGCCTTCCAAGTATCTCCGAGCAGAGAAGATCCTTGGTAAAATTGGAAATCCACTTTCTTCTGGAGGCCATCCTAATGATGCAAAACCCAGAAAG GAACTAGTGGATCAAGAGATAGCGGTGCCTTCTTCTATTACAGTATCAATCGATTCATCTAGCAAGGATCTCAACCATGCATCT ATGTGTTCCACATTGCAATTTAGTGTTGAAGACTTGAAGACAAAGAGGCAGCAGAGGCTATCCTCATTCCGGTTTAATGATTACAAACCTGGaataatgaagaagaaaag GTGCTATGCCGCTGCAACTCTGGAGCTTTCTCAGCCAGATAATGAGGACCGAAAGGAAAAGGCTTTAGCGGCAGCTACCACTGAATTGGAAAGACTTTTCAGAAAGGAGGACTTTGGTAGAATGAAG CATGCTGCTGATGAGAAGTACAATTTTGAGCATCTTTCTCAATCAACCATCTTGAACCAACAGCCTTTGCTCCG gccatTGAGGTTGGAGTTATCTCCTGAAGAAGAAGTGGTTGCTTCAATGCACATGCACACAATTAG GAAAAATGGCTTTTCTTTGGATGAGGATCCTTATGCTCCACCTGGACgacattttatattaaaagcTGTCCCATTCAGTAAAAACGTTACTTTTGGAGTTGAAG ATGTCAAAGACCTGATTTCTACACTTGCTGATAGCCAAGGGGAATGCTCAATAATTGGTAGTTACAAAATGGACACTTGCGACTCTGTTTGCCCTACAAGAGTTCGTGCAATGCTGGCATCACGTGCATGCAGATCATCTGTTATGATTGGGGACGCACTCGGTAGAAATGAGATGCAGAAG ATACTCCAGCATTTGGCAGAGTTGAAGTCTCCTTGGAATTGCCCGCATGGTAGGCCCACCATGCGACATTTGGTCGACTTGACAACCATTCATAAAAGTTCAGAAGAAAATGATGCCAACTTGTAA